The following are from one region of the Mycetohabitans rhizoxinica HKI 454 genome:
- a CDS encoding F-box protein, which translates to MDFDSNPAAHGAQMALYAMQNQQAGRSAAAAPPNLTSLAASSSMHARQRLMTCSHNDSTGRPTTYDDLPPEILQQVADHMPFDDIGNLSTVNSQTYHALQERRLSWLCRKRISHAGALDRTSVQQLLTEIERIGADSLRAELLQALWQRARRQYKVKPELFIAIFQAAGRVPKQGLQVQKYMIGTLQGMPIQYQRNLYRFVYADAERRAPEQGSTWGAIASMLPIYGYTPPSNLWLDAPQIENEYRALLSRLPALDASGQAELITALADVLGALSLSFPSPQYHAYRYDLASATIIEWYETLFQWMQRLPASYRGAPIGALADRVSMLPEAHRPVHLAHLRHLTLSLPDHQLGSALRYLPGALVRVIPPEQHAHEISLLEPALERVPPAQRALAALGLLEATSQLDDALLKQVWQRAMRLLDGINGPGIAEAFYDIHLRIGLTLNNQQWESAETEMKAFFERNRFDQATRDEMLNSRNYCWSRNYQTP; encoded by the coding sequence ATGGACTTTGATTCGAACCCCGCCGCCCACGGCGCTCAAATGGCACTCTACGCCATGCAGAACCAGCAAGCCGGTCGCTCTGCGGCAGCTGCCCCGCCTAATCTGACAAGTTTGGCAGCGTCTAGCAGCATGCACGCGCGGCAACGCTTGATGACATGCTCGCACAATGACTCAACGGGGCGCCCGACGACGTACGATGATCTGCCGCCCGAGATCCTTCAGCAAGTGGCCGACCACATGCCGTTCGACGACATCGGCAACCTATCCACTGTGAACAGCCAGACTTATCACGCGCTGCAAGAAAGGCGATTGAGCTGGCTTTGCCGCAAACGCATTTCCCATGCCGGTGCGCTGGATCGCACGTCAGTACAACAGTTGTTGACCGAAATTGAGCGGATTGGCGCCGACTCCCTGCGCGCTGAATTGCTTCAGGCGCTGTGGCAACGGGCAAGAAGGCAGTACAAAGTGAAGCCCGAGTTATTCATAGCAATCTTCCAAGCCGCGGGCCGTGTGCCAAAGCAAGGCTTGCAGGTACAAAAATACATGATCGGGACCCTACAAGGGATGCCGATCCAGTACCAACGCAATCTGTATAGGTTCGTGTATGCAGACGCCGAGCGGCGCGCTCCTGAGCAAGGCAGCACCTGGGGCGCCATCGCATCGATGCTACCCATCTACGGCTATACACCGCCGTCAAATTTGTGGCTTGATGCACCGCAGATTGAAAACGAATATCGAGCTCTTCTAAGCCGGCTTCCTGCATTGGACGCGTCTGGGCAGGCCGAATTGATAACGGCATTAGCCGACGTGCTAGGCGCCCTCTCATTATCTTTTCCCTCCCCCCAATATCATGCTTATCGTTATGATCTTGCGAGCGCGACGATCATTGAATGGTACGAAACACTGTTCCAATGGATGCAACGCCTGCCAGCCTCGTATCGGGGCGCGCCGATCGGTGCACTAGCCGATCGAGTATCGATGCTGCCAGAGGCACACAGGCCCGTGCACCTCGCGCATCTGCGGCATTTGACATTGTCACTTCCGGACCATCAACTAGGCAGCGCATTACGCTACCTGCCGGGCGCTTTAGTGCGGGTGATACCGCCAGAGCAACATGCGCATGAGATTTCACTGCTCGAACCCGCCCTTGAGCGCGTGCCGCCTGCGCAGCGCGCATTAGCGGCGCTCGGACTGCTTGAAGCAACATCGCAGTTGGACGACGCACTGCTAAAACAGGTCTGGCAGCGCGCGATGCGCCTGCTCGACGGCATCAATGGCCCCGGCATAGCGGAAGCGTTCTACGATATCCACTTACGGATTGGACTTACACTAAATAATCAGCAATGGGAGAGCGCAGAAACTGAAATGAAGGCCTTCTTTGAGCGAAACCGATTCGATCAGGCAACCCGCGATGAGATGCTGAACTCACGGAACTATTGTTGGTCCCGCAATTATCAGACACCGTAA
- the argB gene encoding acetylglutamate kinase, with the protein MSDTNNLPAISPALKAEILAEALPYIRQYHGKTVVIKYGGNAMTEERLKQGFARDVVLLKLVGINPVIVHGGGPQIDQALKKIGKQGTFIQGMRVTDEETMEVVEWVLGGEVQQDIVTLINHFGGHAVGLTGKDGGLIHARKLLMPDREKPGEFLDIGQVGEVDSINPAVVRALQDDAFIPVISPIGFGEDGLAYNINADLVAGKLAVVLNAEKLVMMTNIPGVMDKSGTLLTDLSAREIDALFADGTISGGMLPKISSALDAARSGVRSVHIIDGRIEHSVLLEILTEQPFGTMIRSH; encoded by the coding sequence ATGTCCGACACCAACAATTTGCCAGCCATCTCACCCGCGCTGAAGGCCGAAATCCTCGCGGAAGCGCTGCCTTACATCCGCCAGTACCACGGCAAGACGGTCGTGATCAAGTACGGTGGCAACGCGATGACGGAGGAGCGCCTGAAGCAAGGCTTTGCACGCGACGTCGTACTGCTGAAGCTGGTGGGCATCAATCCGGTCATCGTCCATGGTGGCGGCCCGCAGATCGACCAGGCGCTGAAGAAAATCGGCAAGCAGGGCACGTTCATACAAGGCATGCGCGTGACAGACGAGGAAACGATGGAGGTCGTCGAGTGGGTGCTCGGCGGCGAGGTGCAACAGGACATCGTCACGCTGATCAACCATTTTGGTGGCCACGCAGTCGGCTTGACGGGCAAGGATGGCGGACTGATCCACGCACGCAAGCTGCTGATGCCGGACCGAGAAAAGCCAGGTGAATTTCTCGACATCGGCCAGGTCGGCGAGGTCGACTCAATCAATCCCGCGGTTGTGCGGGCACTGCAGGACGATGCGTTCATTCCCGTCATCTCGCCGATCGGCTTCGGCGAGGACGGGCTCGCGTACAACATTAACGCGGACCTGGTTGCGGGCAAGCTGGCGGTCGTGCTAAACGCGGAAAAGCTGGTGATGATGACCAACATTCCAGGCGTGATGGACAAGAGCGGCACACTGCTCACGGACCTGTCGGCGCGCGAGATCGATGCGCTGTTTGCCGACGGCACGATTTCCGGTGGCATGCTGCCGAAGATCTCGTCGGCCCTGGATGCCGCCAGGAGCGGCGTGCGCTCCGTGCACATCATCGACGGACGCATCGAGCACTCGGTGCTGCTCGAAATCCTGACCGAGCAGCCGTTCGGCACGATGATCCGGTCACACTGA
- a CDS encoding pyrimidine 5'-nucleotidase, translating to MAARARRRRIAHPRGPVWLFDLDNTLHHASHAVFPQINQAMTDYIERALQVSRDEADRLRVHYTQRYGAALLGLARHHPLDPDDFLAQVHRFHDLHSMLRAERGLARLLRALPGRRILLTNGPRRYAQAVLDALGITELFEQVIAIEQMRYRGRWHAKPDAGMLRRTLRHARVRPHDATLVEDTRSHLKRYKRLGIRTVWMVGHLPPVPRASGGTPALAGTGRAHYIDCRVRSIKSLRLTRR from the coding sequence ATGGCCGCGCGCGCCCGCCGGCGGCGCATTGCCCATCCGCGCGGCCCAGTCTGGCTGTTCGACCTGGACAATACGCTGCACCACGCGTCGCATGCGGTGTTTCCGCAGATCAATCAGGCGATGACTGACTACATCGAGCGTGCGCTGCAGGTCAGCCGGGACGAAGCGGACCGGCTGCGTGTGCACTACACGCAGCGCTACGGTGCGGCACTGCTGGGACTCGCGCGGCACCATCCACTTGATCCCGACGATTTTCTCGCGCAGGTCCACCGATTCCACGACCTGCATTCGATGCTGCGCGCCGAGCGCGGACTCGCCCGGCTGTTGCGTGCGCTGCCCGGGCGCCGGATCCTGCTAACCAACGGCCCACGCCGCTACGCACAGGCCGTGCTCGACGCCCTGGGCATCACCGAGCTGTTCGAGCAGGTAATCGCCATCGAGCAGATGCGGTACCGCGGCCGCTGGCACGCCAAACCCGATGCCGGCATGCTGCGACGCACGTTACGCCACGCGCGGGTGCGCCCGCACGACGCAACGCTGGTCGAGGACACCCGCTCGCACTTGAAACGCTACAAGCGCCTGGGAATACGCACCGTATGGATGGTTGGGCACTTACCACCCGTGCCCAGGGCTTCGGGCGGCACGCCGGCGCTGGCGGGCACTGGACGTGCGCACTATATCGACTGCCGCGTACGCTCGATAAAATCGTTACGACTCACGCGCCGCTAA
- the metW gene encoding methionine biosynthesis protein MetW, whose translation MNQQAFDTLSTRADFRMIARWVEPRASVLDAGCADGSLLAILAEELGVQGYGIEINDAGVLGCAQKGVNVIQQNLEDGLRLFEDQSFDFVILSQTLQTLHQIAAILRETVRVGKECIVSFPNFGYWRHRLAVLNGRMPVSKSLPYQWHNTPNVRVLTIHDFEALAPEVGIRILDRAILHGGRAIRWGTNWRGSLAVYRVKKS comes from the coding sequence ATGAATCAGCAAGCCTTCGATACCCTGTCCACCCGCGCCGATTTCCGCATGATCGCGCGCTGGGTCGAGCCGCGCGCGAGCGTACTCGATGCCGGCTGCGCGGATGGCTCGCTGCTGGCCATCCTCGCCGAGGAATTGGGCGTGCAGGGCTACGGAATCGAAATTAACGATGCGGGCGTGCTCGGCTGCGCACAAAAGGGCGTGAACGTGATCCAGCAGAATCTGGAGGACGGCCTGCGGCTGTTTGAAGACCAAAGCTTCGATTTCGTGATCTTGTCTCAGACGCTGCAGACCCTCCACCAGATCGCGGCGATCCTGCGCGAGACCGTGCGGGTCGGCAAGGAGTGCATCGTGTCGTTTCCGAATTTCGGCTACTGGCGGCATCGGCTCGCGGTGCTCAACGGCCGCATGCCAGTCTCCAAGTCGCTGCCATACCAGTGGCACAACACGCCGAACGTGCGCGTGCTGACGATCCACGACTTTGAAGCCCTCGCCCCGGAGGTCGGCATCCGGATCCTGGACCGGGCCATACTGCACGGCGGCCGCGCGATCCGATGGGGGACGAACTGGCGTGGTAGTCTTGCAGTCTATCGCGTCAAGAAAAGTTGA
- a CDS encoding AmpG family muropeptide MFS transporter: protein MSTPPQETRTLTAHAPQSGWRAYFNTRMLICVLLGFTAGLPLFTLMSLVQAWLCSSGVDIKTIGLFALLQFPYTWKFVWAPLMDRFVPGLGRWRPGRRRGWMLLTQLSVLTLVATMGFVSPSNSIRTVAVLAAALAFASASLDIVLDAYRRELLKDAEQGLGTAIHVNAYKLAALVPGSLSLILADHFAWSTVFAVTAVFMLPGVVTAFVVREPQVQGTLPRTLEEAVVMPFREFIARDGAKQALIVLTFVFLYKLGDSMATSLATSFYLDIGFTKTEIGLVSKTSSFWGSIAGGILGGVWLMRIGTARGLWIFGVAQMVAVLGFAALARMGYTLPGLAVVISLEAFATGLGTAAFTAYIASTTDPRYTATQFALFTSLASIPRTFANAGAGYLVAQIGWFEFFLLCAALAIPGLLLLPRIAPWRAR from the coding sequence ATGTCCACTCCGCCTCAGGAAACCCGCACACTGACCGCACACGCCCCCCAATCGGGCTGGCGAGCCTACTTCAACACACGCATGTTGATCTGCGTGCTCCTTGGATTCACGGCGGGCCTGCCGCTGTTTACGCTGATGAGTCTGGTGCAGGCGTGGCTGTGCAGCAGCGGCGTCGATATCAAGACCATCGGCCTGTTCGCGTTGCTGCAATTTCCCTATACGTGGAAATTCGTGTGGGCGCCGTTAATGGACCGCTTCGTGCCCGGGTTGGGCCGCTGGCGCCCTGGGCGCCGGCGCGGCTGGATGTTGCTGACTCAGCTCAGCGTGCTGACGCTGGTCGCCACCATGGGATTCGTGTCGCCGAGCAACTCGATCCGTACGGTGGCCGTGCTCGCAGCCGCCCTTGCATTCGCCAGCGCAAGCCTGGACATCGTGCTCGACGCGTACCGACGCGAGCTACTGAAAGACGCCGAGCAAGGCCTCGGCACGGCGATCCACGTCAACGCATACAAGCTGGCCGCCCTCGTGCCCGGTTCGCTGTCGCTGATCCTCGCGGACCACTTCGCGTGGTCAACGGTCTTTGCGGTCACCGCGGTATTCATGCTGCCTGGCGTGGTGACGGCGTTCGTGGTACGCGAGCCCCAGGTGCAAGGCACACTGCCACGCACGCTAGAGGAAGCCGTGGTGATGCCGTTTCGCGAATTCATCGCGCGCGACGGTGCCAAGCAGGCGTTGATCGTGCTGACGTTCGTCTTTCTATACAAGCTCGGCGACAGCATGGCGACGTCGCTGGCGACGTCGTTCTACCTGGACATCGGCTTTACGAAGACTGAGATCGGACTGGTGTCTAAGACCAGCAGCTTCTGGGGAAGTATTGCCGGCGGCATCCTCGGCGGCGTGTGGCTAATGCGCATCGGCACGGCGCGCGGCTTATGGATTTTCGGCGTCGCGCAGATGGTCGCGGTGCTCGGCTTCGCGGCGCTCGCCCGCATGGGCTATACGCTGCCTGGGCTAGCCGTGGTCATCAGCCTTGAGGCGTTCGCCACAGGCCTGGGTACGGCCGCATTCACCGCGTACATCGCCAGCACGACTGACCCGCGCTATACCGCAACGCAGTTTGCGTTGTTCACCAGTCTCGCATCGATACCTCGCACGTTCGCCAATGCTGGCGCCGGCTATCTCGTCGCGCAGATCGGCTGGTTTGAGTTCTTTTTGCTGTGCGCTGCGCTGGCGATCCCGGGCCTGCTGCTGCTACCGCGGATCGCACCATGGAGAGCGCGCTGA
- a CDS encoding M48 family metallopeptidase, giving the protein MALARPLAGVVLLIGGAVAPLSGAQPSTGNAGSYDPAQAVRFGNSAAFRNLISPSMLEQQASGEYQQWVHSAQQRGQLLPDGDPQVKRVRAMLQRLIPYALKWNERAKQWHWEAYMVRSQHVMIRCLPGGKLLIDSALLTRLRPNDDELAMLMGHMVAHALREHARERLGRQQAMQLGAGAIPQLFGPADLGSAPLGVSTQLAHLRYDAADETEADVIGDEIASRAGFDPRAALAVWRRAAALPGASQTSFIATHPMTPQRATDLRKRLPDMLPLYAKALGTTPDALPRYRRHR; this is encoded by the coding sequence TTGGCGCTCGCCAGACCACTGGCCGGCGTGGTGCTGCTGATCGGCGGTGCCGTCGCGCCACTGTCCGGCGCGCAGCCGAGCACCGGCAACGCCGGGTCATATGATCCAGCTCAAGCGGTGCGCTTCGGCAACTCGGCGGCATTCCGCAACCTGATTTCGCCGTCGATGCTTGAGCAACAGGCCAGCGGCGAATACCAGCAATGGGTGCACAGTGCCCAGCAGCGAGGACAATTGTTGCCCGACGGCGACCCGCAGGTCAAACGGGTACGCGCGATGCTGCAAAGACTTATCCCGTATGCGCTGAAATGGAACGAGCGCGCGAAACAGTGGCACTGGGAAGCCTATATGGTGCGCTCGCAGCACGTGATGATCCGCTGCCTGCCCGGCGGCAAACTGCTGATCGACAGCGCGCTGCTCACGCGTCTGCGCCCGAACGACGACGAACTGGCGATGCTGATGGGCCACATGGTGGCTCACGCGTTGCGCGAACACGCGCGCGAGCGCTTGGGTCGGCAACAAGCCATGCAATTGGGCGCCGGCGCGATCCCGCAGTTGTTCGGGCCAGCCGATCTCGGGTCCGCGCCGTTGGGCGTCAGCACGCAGCTCGCACACTTACGCTACGATGCGGCCGACGAAACCGAGGCTGACGTGATCGGCGATGAGATCGCATCGCGCGCCGGTTTCGACCCAAGGGCCGCGCTGGCGGTATGGAGACGGGCCGCCGCCCTGCCGGGTGCCAGCCAAACGAGCTTCATTGCGACCCATCCGATGACGCCGCAGCGCGCCACCGACCTGCGCAAACGATTGCCCGACATGCTGCCTCTGTACGCAAAGGCACTCGGCACGACCCCCGACGCATTGCCGCGCTACCGACGCCACCGTTGA